The genomic interval TGGGGGCAGGATTTGGGACTTTAGGAGAGGCTGGATATTAGATTTGGGGCCAGAGGCTCTGGACTCCTGGGTCCAGACCCTGGGTAAAGGCAAGGCGACTGGCAGGGCTGGTTTTTCGGGATTGGTCGGGGGAGGGGCTAGGGCCACGTGACTCTGAGTctaccccaccaccaccaccaccaccagcacatCCCtacttccccttctccttcctgtaCTGGGATTGGAGCCGCCACCTTCTAGGGGATCCCCAGGGCTGAGATAGTGGAAGGCCCACCCTAGAGGATCTGGGGAGAGGGGCCTAATGGGAAGGACTAAATCTTCGGGCTTGTCAGGTTTTGGTGGGGGAGGGCGGGGCATGTGACTGTGCCTGTGCCTGAGGTTTCAGCTTCTCAAGGTCTCTGCCTTTGGCTTTCTGCCTCTTTGGCTTCCTGCCTCTTTGGCTTCCCTCTCCTGCCCTTTGCACCCTGCTTCTCTACTGTGTTGGGGCTCAGCTCTGGGGGGAAGGGGCCTCAGGGATCTCCAGGATAAGGGTTTCTGCATTCAGTCCAACCCTCCACTGCAACCCCCAAGACTCTACCGGGCCCTGAGGCGGCTGGGGGGGGGCTGTCTGGGCCCCAGTGGGGGAGATCTGGGGTCACCAGCCCCCCCCACCCCTCGCACTCGTTGGTACTGTCCCCTGCCATCACAGGTGAGGGGTACAGAGGGGGAGCAGGGCCTGGAATAAGAGGGCTGGGGACCATGGGTGGTGGTGTGGAACTGTCTGACTTCCCCTTCCTTGCTCCTTCAGGCCCCTGTGTCTgtctgggaggaggaggaggatggtgcCACTTTTACAGTCACAAGCCGCCAATATCGGCCTCTTGATCCCTTGGTGAGATCATGATTTTGGCTTCTTACCTCTGATCCCTCACTGCCCGGTTCCCCTTCCTCTGGCTGATTTTCTGGCCAGAATGCTGGGTTGGAGGTCTGGATTCCAGGATTCTGCTGTGTGACTTAGGCCTGGTCctttgtcctctctctctctctctctttcttccccccactcctccccccggtactgggggtttgaactcagggctaacaccttgaaccattccaccagcccttttttgtgatggttttttttttagagggtctcatgaactatttgcccgggctgtcttggaactgtgatctctgccttgtgaggattacaggcgtgagccaccggtgccctgcTGTCTTCTCTTAATCTCAGCAAAATGAGCTGGGTTCACTCCTAGGACTGGGTTTGTCATAGATACCCTGTGGCAGATTTGAAGAAAAAGTCAGTGACCAGCCCTCTGTGTCCTCCAGGCCCCCACTCCGCCTCCACGTTCCTCCCGACGACTCCGGGCTGGCACCCTGGAGGCCCTGGTTAGACACCTATTGGATGCCCGGACATCAGGGGCTGACATGACCTTCATATCAGCCTTCTTGGCCACACACCGGGCCTTCACCTCCACGCCTGCCCTGCTTGGGCTTGTGGCTAACAGGTCAGGATCATAAGGGACCATGGGTGTAGAAGTGTCTGGATTGCCTAAAGCTGGGACATTCTTGCAACAGTCAGAGCCATAGGGAGTTTGTAAAAATGTACAAGTagattctcttcccttccccagaCTGGAAGCCCTTGAATCTCATTGTACCGATGAGCTAGAAAGGACAACAGAGTGAGTGACCCCTGACCCTCATCTCAGTCCCCTCTGTCAAAGCTTCAGCTGGACCTCTGACCATTGGCTGGCTCCCCTTCTCCCAGGGTAGCCATCTCTGTACTGTCAACCTGGCTGGCCTCTCACCCTGAGGATTTTGGCTCTGAGGTCAAGGGTCAGCTTGACCGGCTTGAGAGCTTCCTGCTTCGGACAGGGTATGCAGCAAGGGAGGGTGTTGGGGAGGGCAGCACTGACATCATCCGAAACCTCCGGTCCCGGGTGGACTCCCAGGCCCCTGACCTTCCTAAGCCCCTGGCCCTCCCCGGCGATCCCCCTGCTGACCCCACGGATGTCCTGGTGTTCCTCGCTGACCACTTGGCCGAACAGCTGACCCTGCTAGATGCGGTGAGACCCTGACCTTTGACCCCATGCCCCTGACCCCTTACCTCTCCTTGACTCCAGATCCTTCCCTTGCTTCCAGTCCTTCCTAATCCAGCTCCCATCCTCCTCCTTTTATTGTTTTGacctttccccttctccccttGGTTGTTACCCTTCAAACCCTGTGCCCCTGTGATTCCTTGGCCACCTGAGATCCTCAGATCCCTGATGTTAGAAGGCTCATCTCACTTGATTATGAACTTTAATCTCTTGATCTCTGTCCTGCAGGAGCTATTTCTCAACCTGGTACCTTCTCAGTGTTTGGGGGGATTATGGGGTCACAGAGACCGGCCAGGACATTCCCACCTCTGCCCATCTGTCCGAGCTACTGTCACACAATTCAACAAGGTGGCAGGGGCAGTGGTTAGCTCTGTCCTGGGGGCCATCCCAACTGGAGAGGGGCCTGGGGAGGTGACCATACGGCCACTCCGGCCCCCCCAGAGGGCCCGGCTCCTGGAGAAGTGGATCCGTGTGGCAGAGGTAAGAGAAGATTACCCTATGGGGGACTATGATGTGGAGAGGGGCCCCACAGCCTTGGCTTTCTTCTTGGGCTTCCACAGGAGTGCCGACTGCTCCGAAACTTCTCTTCAGTTTACGCCGTTGTGTCAGCCCTGCAGTCCAGCCCCATCCACAGGCTTCGGGCAGCTTGGGGGGAAGCAGCCAGGTGGGAGGACATAGCACTGGACTGAGGGTGGGAGTTCCCCTGAGGAATGGGAAGAGGGGGTGACTGAGCTGAACTGTCCTGAGGACCACTGTTCTCCCTCCCCCAGGGACAGCCTCAGAGTCTTTTCCAGTCTCTGCCAGATTTTCTCTGAGGAGGACAATTATTCCCAGAGCCGGGAGCTCCTTATTCAGGTGAGGTTCTGCTTTCTGCATTCCCAACGTTTCCTGTGCCAATCCCTCTCCCCCCATATATCCTGGTTTGTCACCATCAGGAAGTAAAGTCACAGCCCTCTCTAGAGCCGCACTCCAAGAAGGCCTCAAGGTCTGGTTCCCGGGGTGGGGTGAGTAACCAGcctgggatggtggtggtggaggtggaaaGGAGTCTGGAATGTGTATGAGGGGAGCAGTATGTGTGCTGGGAAGGGGACTGAGgggatgagaaaaatgaaatctgttctCAGAGGCTATGGGGAGGAAAGTGCAAAGGGACAAAGGGCCCTCAGAGCACTGGCAGGGTGTCTGACCctgacctcctgatctctgaacTGCAGGGTGTGGTTCCATACCTTGGTACCTTCCTGAAGGACCTTGTGATGCTGGATGCAGCCTCAAAGGATGAGCTGGAGGTCAGtaggtttttcttctttgtgggtgtgtatgtgtttgtgtatgtttgCACTTCGATGACATACAGGTGTACCTCAGGGTCAGGCAGACTTCTCTCTAAAAAATCGGCTGCAAGACCTAAGCAACTGAGAGCTAGGCTCTGGAGCCAGGTTTTATTACTGTAGCAAGTTGGTTAATCTCTTTGCCTCAGTGGTTTGTGAATGGGAAACTAGTTTTACCATAGGTGATCGATGGTATCACTTACACTATCACTATGTGATAGGTGATAATATCTACATAAACCTGTTACTGTGAGAGACAAATTAATTTGCATGAAATATCATCATATgtagtttataaaataaacagaTACCCAAGAACTGGGGATGAAGATCAATAttacacctgcctagcatgcacaaggccctaggttccatccccagcaccacaaagccaaaaataaacaaaattaaacattgtTCAAGCAAATTcctcatcctttctttttttctttctttctttttcagtactggggcttgaacttggggcctttaccttgagtcactccaccagccctattttttgtgaagagttttcttgagatagggtttcacggaactgtttgcccgggctggcttcaaacctcggtcctcctgatctctgcctcctaagtagctaggattacaagtgtgagccactggcacccggcaggTTCCTCACCCTTTCTGAGctctattttctcatctgtaaagttagcCATATTTTCTACCTATGACATTAATTTAAAGGGTGGATGGAGAGTTTAGGGCATGAGAGATGTGACAGGAAGAGGAGGCCTGGAGGAGACAGGGAGGCTGGCAGAGCAGTGTGAGTTGAATGTGTGGGGATGTGTTTAGGGGAGGGCTGTTCTTTTCTCTGAGTACAAAGCGGGGTTAGCACTTTCACTCCTTGTTGTCCTTGCAGAATGGATACATCAATTTTGACAAGCGGAGGAAGGTGAGAGGACCACATGGGCTGGATACCAGACATCCCTATCCATGTCAcagaaaggggaggaagaggggaatgTTGGGGGTCCCTGAGTTTTGGCTCCTGCAGTTTGAGGACTCCTTCCCAGGAGTTTGCTGTCCTTTCTGAGTTGCGGCGGCTCCAGAATGAATGTCATGGCTATGACCTCCAACCTGACCCTGATATCCAACAATGGCTTTCGGGGCTCCGGCCACTGACTGATGCTCAGAGGTGACTGGTTAGGAGAAGTTGGGGATCTTTGGCTGGGTATAGGGGATTGATGGCACATACTGACCTCTGCCCATTGCACCCTTCCCTAGTCACCGTGTATCCTGTGAGGTGGAGCCATCTGGTACCAGTGAACCTGCTGCCCCAAGGGTGCTTCGGCCAACGCTGGTCATCTCACAGTGGACAGAGTGAGGGAGTCAATGGCTGGGAGGTGGCTTCTTGGGGGCTTTCCACTCTTCCTCAGATTCCCTCAATCTCCTGTCATTCCAGGGTTCTGGGTTCTGTTGGGGGTCCCACCCCCCTTGTGTCCTGGGATCGGCCAAGTGTGGGAGGAGATGAAGTACCTGGAACCCCTGCTCCTCTGCTGACCCGGCTGGCCCAGGTGAGTTCTCCTGACCTCTGATCACACTGACCCTGACTCTGAATATTTCATTCTTAACTTCCCTCACTTCATAACAGACCTCCCTGTTGTTTGTCCCTAGCACATGAAGTGGCCATCTGTCTCATCTTTGGACTCTGCCCTGGAAAGCAGTCCCTCTTTGCACAGTCCGGCTGCCAGCCACCTCTCTCCTCCAGCTTCCTCCCCTAGGCCTTCTCGAGGTCACCGTCGCTCAGCCTCCTGTGGCTCCCCATTGAGTGGGGGTACAGGAGAAGGGGCCTCCAGGGGGACTGGATATGGGGGAGGGGGATCTGGGCCTGGGGCCTCTGATTGCCGAATCATCCGAGTCCAGATGGAGCTGGGGGAAGACGGCAGTGTCTACAAGAGCATTTTGGTGAGGGAGCTTTGGACTGGGGCAGGGGTTGAAAAATGGTGCCTTGTTGGACTGTAAATGTCTTAGATTTGGGCAACCAAGTGGAGTTGATTCTAGTTTTAATTCTGACCTTTGGCTTTGGCAGTTTTATTTCAATGACTACTTTGCATTAGCAGGTACACTTGTATCTTGGGTGCCATACTAGACTTTCAGAAGCAACAGCAATTTTCCCACAGGGAAGCAGCCCTTTTTCACTGGGTATCATGTTGGGCTGGCTTATGGGGTACAGGGAGCCACCATATGGGGTTTCTTGTTCATTTTAAAGCATTGGACACAGGTAACCTTTTTTGGTTAAGTAGGTGGCTGAGATAGCAAGGATGGGAAACAGAGGTCATTGTGGTCTATTTATTGCTCTTTTGGTTTCCTGTCCTGCCAGGTGACAAGCCAGGACAAGTCTCCAAGTGTCATTAGTCGTGTCCTTAAGAAAAACAATCGTGATTCTGCAGTAGCTTCAGAATTTGAGCTGGTACAGCTGCTACCAGGGGAGCGAGGTCAGAGGCCAAGAAGGAAGGCAGACTTGGGAGGGGAATGGTGCCCGTCAGTGGAGTACTTCCACATCTGGGCAGTTGTGGGAGGAATGACTGTCTGTTCTTGACACCTACCTCTAAACCTGCAGAGCTGACCATCCCACCTTCAGCTAATGTCTTTTATGCCATGGATGGAGCATCTCACGATTTCCTCCTACGGCAGCGGCGAAGACCCTGTACTGCCACACCCAGTTCTGCTAGCGGCCCATCTGCCTCAGGAACTCCCCCAAGCGAGGGAGGAGGAGGCTCCTTTCCCAGGATCAAGGCCACAGGGAGGAAGATTGCACGCGCACTGTTCTAAGAAGCCCTGTTGGCTTCCAGAGGTCATGGTGTTCATATCAGATGTGGGTAGCCATCCTGAACAGTGGTAGTTACATCACATTGAGACAGAAATTCTGAAGGATGGTCCGACACCTTGGGGCAGTGAAGTGCCATTTGTTTACAACTGCTGAGAAATCCAGCCCCGTGGGAGCTGGTGACCTTGTAACCAAGTGGGATACCTGTGTTCAGCTCCCCACCTCTGGTGAATGTGGCACACAGGTAGTGATGGGAAGAGGCACCCGTTTCTGACTGCTGCCACATTCTAGCATGTGAAGGGCCAAGTAAAGGCCTAgagttggggtgggggaagaaaggcCTAGAGGTTCTGAGCCCCAGGTCAGAGGGGAATGGCAAGTAGTTCTAATGGGAGTTCCTTTTCCCGTTCTGGGGGTTACTGTCACTGTGACAACACTAAGATAATAAACCAAAACACTACCTGATTTCTACTCCCATGCTTGCAGTGCACAGGAACTGGCTGCCGGGAGTGGGAGTGGGGGTTGGCTGAAGGTAAAAGTCATGGAGCAATAAGGGGCACAGTGTTTTCTACTCCCATGAAGAGCTGAAGCAACATACTGATGAGAGTGTTTTCCTCAGAACTTTATTCTTCTCCAGTGACTTCTTGCCTTCTGGTCCCTTtaattttttctccttacttCTCACAGATACATGTGAAGCAGTAACCACCAAATTAAAATGATCACTATGGAGAACTGCCCTGAGGTCACATTTATAAGAAACAATTTTaggacaaagaaatgaaaagaacaacTTTGTGGACAATACATAAATTTGCTGGGAATTTTAAGTCAGTTTAAGCCACATCCAAACAAATTTTAGAAAGACAGAGGTTGAAAAGGAACTAAAAGAGATGCCAGGGCTATTTGGAGACTGACAAGTATTCACAGCAGAATATAACATTTCATCCCGGACTCAGGTTAAAGAATTGTGGATTCTTAAATTAAACTGACATTCTCAATATGCTACAGTGTAAACGTCCTCATGTTTCTTAAAGGGTTGCATATGCAGGCAAAAAGCGGGTTGGAGGCATTTCAAACTTGAGTTTCAAGAAAGGATCACCCTGCCAGTTCCAAAAACCTAGACCAGAGGGAGGGATGTAGACAGTGTATGGATAGGGTGGAAGGAGATGAAGGAACTGATAAGAGATAATTATGACCACTGGCTGGACAGAAAAGAGTCAGgtgttttaacattttattaactaCTATAGTACAGACCCTAGAGCTGCTtcattcccttccctcccctcccccccaccatggGTCAGGCCTTCCCAGGAGCCCCTGCCTTTGCTGCCTGGGCCCGCTGGAACTCCTGCTGCAGCTGGGCAAGGGTCTCCCTCTGTTGCTCTGACTGCCTCTCAAGGTCTCGAAGCTGAGATTCATATCGTTTACTGAGAAAAATGGAGGCAAGTAGAAAAGGAGCAATTAGTAGGGATTACTAATGAAGGTGTTAAATGTAAGAAAGAGAtctaagggagggaggggagagggggctAAAAGGGGAGGAAGGGGTTGGCATAAATGGACAGCTGGGGGCTACTATGGAGACCTATCCTACAGAGGTTCCCAAATACTTCTACTCCAGCAATGTCAGGTGCCTcacagggtggtggtggtggaacgAAGACTTACATTTCAGCCGTGATATAGTCCAGCCTCTTCCCCACTGTGGCCCGAGCCTCCCCTAGCTCCTGTTTGACCAGCACAGGACCCAGAAGTTTAAAGACCACGTTGGATCCATCCAGCAGGGCCAGTTCCTGATGTAGGGAGGAGACATGTATGATAGAACTATAGCCAGTACAAATTCCGCCTCACCCGCAGGTCCATGTTCCTCACCTCCTTCACGATGTTATTTTCTGTTAGTTGTGCCTCAAGCTTCTGCCTCCCTGACATAGATTTACTCAAGTCTGGGGGATGggagaaaagattaaaaacatcAAATGTGCCACTGACCCCCACAATCTTATTCAGAAGAAAATGGACGTAAGGAAGTAGACAGTGATTCCATCAGTGGGTGATAAATACTGAGGTGGGGACGCATGGGCAGGCGGAGGCCGGGATGGGGCAGTAAAGCTTATCTTGGCATGGCTTTGGGTTGTGAGTGGACTGGAGTGAGGCCACATTGACCCTGCGCCTTTACCTTTCTGCAGCTGTTGGTATTTCTCCACTTCTCCCTGCAGCTTCTTTTGGATCAGCTCAGCCATGGCGAGGAGGAAAGCCTGCGGGGAGCAGGAGGGGAGAGCTGGGTCTCGAGCTCTGGAAGGTACCCCAGGTCTCCTTTCTGGCCCGGCCCGAGGAAGTGACAGCACTCTCGAAAGGCAGCCCCTCCGGCCACCGCAGCCTCGCCTCTTCTCGGATGGCGATTCTATCCCGGTTCCAGGAGATGGAGGGCGAAACAAGACTCCCAAACCCGTCAACCAAAACCCTAATATACTCACGTTCTTCCTTCTGTATTGAAAAGCCCGGAAGTAAACATGGAATGCTGGGAAAAGACCGCTgctgaagctgccttctgacaaaTGCCGGGAAATGTAGTTCTGTATGTTTAATGAGCCTCGTCCTACTTAAAAGACTGGGCTCGAGACGCTTTAGGCAAGATGGGGAAGCTAATCTGGAACAAGAAACTTTTGTTTCTTGGTTCTGGCCTCCCAGTTGCCTGTTCTTCAGCACTCGGCCATAAGCGGCAGCTCGGGGGAGCCTCCTCGGCGGCTCCTCCTCGGCGGCTCACGGGAGGCGCGCCCTCACTCAAGATGGCGCCAAGAAGCGCTCAGAACTGGTAAGGCGCTGGTTGGATGAAGGCAGGAGGGTTTCCGGAAGTTTCCGAGCGGACTGTGGTACCTGCCGAGGGAGTTTTGCACGTGGACCCTTGGTGTCGGCGAGATGGAGACAGTCCCAAGGCCGGGTAGGGATGTGCCGCCCAAGAACGACAAACTTCAGGCTAAGAGGAAGGTAGAGGCCCAGAACGGGGAGTTCTCAGCCGCCGGGTCGTGGGTCGGGGCGTGAGCTGCGGAGTAAGAGGACGTGTGATATGCCCGTAGAAGCCGCGGCGATACTGGGAGGAAGAGGCCACTCCAACCGCTGCTGGGGCCTCTCCAGGGCCCCCTCTTACGAAGAGGAAGAATCGAGAGCCCGGACCCCAGAGGCCAAAGAACAGTGGCATATCAAAGAATTCTCGGATCTCCATGAAACCCCATGTCCCAAGGAGGGCCCGAGAACCGAGGAGGCCGGAGCGGAGCTTGTCGGGGGTGAGTTTGATTGGGTGTCAGGGCAGGGGCCTTGTGCTTTGAGAGAAGTTTGGGTACACAGAACCCGCTCGCTAACTGCCTCCGTCCTGCCCCAGGCCCAGGACCCGttcccaggccccgcccccgcccctgtGGAGGTGGCCCGGAAGTTCCGTCGTATTGACAAATCCAAAAAGGTGAGGACCAGCCAGACTGGGGAAGGGCTGGAGGCAGTGAGTGGGTGGTGCGATGGACAGAAGCCGGCCCAGCTGGCTCTCCTGTGACCCTACGTATACTCAGGTTTTCTCCTACTCCTCCCCCACCAACAATGTTATAGCTCCCATATTCTAAGTCTAAAACCAGAAGCAAACTTGAGGTAGCTGAAGCGCAGGAAGAAGAAGCAAGCGTCAGAGCTGCTCGTTCTGAGTTGCTGCTTGCTGAGGAACCTGGGTGAGTAGACCCTAATCGAGCCTTCCCAGTTCCAGCTTTACATGGCTTTTCTCATTCTATGTTGGTATGCTAACTTCATATTGAGAAACTTTACTGCCGTCCTAACCTCGCTTTCAGGTTCTTGGAAGGGGAGGATGGGGAAGACACAGCAAAGATACGCCAGGCTGACATTGTGGAAGCTGTGGACATTGCAAGTGCTGCCAAGGTGAGCCTGAGGGAAGGGGTGATCATGGGTTGATTGATGGTGCAGGGCAAGAGAGGAATGGGGACTAGTGGAGGTGATTACTGAGGGGAGCCCAGTCTTTCTTGTTTCACTCTTCCCTTTCCCAGCACTTTGACTTGAATCTGCGGCAGTTTGGACCCTACAGACTGAACTACTCTCGAACTGGGAGGTAAAGTTGAattgcagtgtttttttttttttttttttttttttttgttagtgctgggaattgaggcACGGTCCTGTGTGTGCTAAGCATGCATTGTAtccctgagccacatcccctgcTTATAGTGGCTCTTGCTGTGCTTCCTTAACTGCTCTGGTTAACTGTGCAGTGTGTGTTTGGGTTGTTGATGAAAATGGCGAGCATCTACTTCAACATGACTCCTCACCTGGAGAGGAGCTGGTGTGGGGGCAGATCTCCAGTTATCTGAGTCACAGTGATCCCATGCATGAATACCccacttttctttcatctttaacaGACACTTGGCTTTTGGAGGGCGTCGGGGTCATGTGGCTGCCCTCAACTGGGTGACAAAGAAGCTCATGTGTGAGATCAACGTCATGGAGGCAGTGCGGGACATCCAGTCAGTGTCTTCTCTGTTGTTGGTCAGTGGGGGTGATCAGCCATTTCAGCATGTTATCCCATTTTCCATTGAACCACTCCTTCTTTCCCCCCAGGTTTCTCCATTCTGAGGCACTGTTTGCAGTCGCTCAGAATCGCTGGCTTTATATCTATGACAACCAGGGCATTGAGCTCCATTGCATCCGCCGCTGTGATCGAGTAACACGGCTTGAGTtcctgccttttcattttctgctGGCCACAGCTGTGAGTGACTGGGGAGCACAAGGGCCTGTGATAGTCTTTGGGATTACTTATCTCCTCTAGACTCCCACAGAGGGAAGACGAAGAGCAGTCAGAACTCAGTCATTCTCTTTCGCTCTTAGTCAGAGACAGGATTTCTGACCTATTTGGACGTGTCAGTGGGGAAGATCGTGGCAGCTCTGAATGCTCATGCTGGACGGCTCAGTGTTATGGCTCAGAACCCTTACAACGCCATCATCCATCTTGGACAGAGCAATGGTGAgttttgctgttcttttttttttttgggggggcggggggacaggatctcactgtggtgtccaggctgatctcaaattttgcagtcctctgcctcagcctATAAGCTGTAGTAGgttataagcatgtgccactaAGCCAGGCTCCTGCCTTAGCTTTGATTCTCTGACCATCCTGACCTGCTTTTCTTCTGTATTTGTACTTTACAAATCCTTACCCATTTACTTTTCCTATTACTTCTTGGTCTTGAGTCCTCATGTTTCCCTGGCTTAATAATCTTAGGGTAAGGTTTGTATTAGTAATTTTAGTTCTACTTCTCTTACTTCCAGGGACTGTGTCTTTATGGAGTCCAGCCATGAAGGAACCCCTGGCAAAGATTCTCTGTCACCGTGGTGGGGTCCGGGCTGTGGCAGTAGATTCTACAGGCATGTAAGTCACTTGTTTGGGGTAAGGTGTGGGGGTTACAGACTGCAATGCAGCAAGGCTGCATAGGTGTATGTCTTGCTATTGCCATTGGCCAGTGTGGGCACGTGCTATAACTTCTGTGTGCCAGTTCCTAATCTTGAGAGTGGGAATGTGAGTGGAGCTTAGGGTCAGTAAGCTAAAGAGCcgagccagatagtaaatattttaggctttgcttGGCCAAGAGGTAAAATCAAAGGTATTAATATAGGTAATTAAATAACAATAGAGAAAATTGTCACAAATCTTTTAAGtggtgaaattttaaaatataatgcttGAATATAATCTTGTAATATAAGTCTGTTAAGTGGgaagaattgaattccttttttttttttggtgggactggagtgtgaactcagggcttcacacttgcaaagcaggcaccctactgcttgagccatacctccagtctattttgctctggttattttggaatggggtcttgagaactgtttgtccaggctggctttgaactgagatccttccatctcagccttccaagtagttaggattacaggcaccagccactggcatctggcttgaATTCCTTATTAAATGAGGATGACATTTTGCTTAATCGAGGTTCAAGGTTAGTGTTCCAAATCATCAAACTTGATTGTGAATGATCATCTGTTAGTGCATCTTTGAAATATCTTTGGCATAGGTGATGAACTAGGTGATATGTGAGGCATCCAAGTGCTGTCAAGTTATAATGTTGTCACTGTAATTTGTACTGTGCCAAGCAGCAGTGCAAATTGATAAGGTGCCATGTACAGTCTCTGTCATTACCATTTGACTGTGCTGTTGAAGGGTGTAAGCAGCTAGTGAAGTAAATGAGTAAGTGTGGCTGGGTTCCAATATATCTGTGCACagagaaatttgaatttcatatggTTTAAACATGTCTCAAAATATCCCTTGGTTTCTTTAACCAGTTGAAACatgtaaaaaccattcttagtTTGTGACCTGAATAGAAATAGATGGTGGACTAGATTTGGCTATAGGTGACAGTTTGTTAAGCTCTAGTCTAAAGCCTTCATAAAATTGGTGTAGACATTAAATGAGTTAAGGgctagatgccagtggctcacacgcataattctagctacttgggaggctgagatcagaatgaTCACAGtttagggcca from Castor canadensis chromosome 8, mCasCan1.hap1v2, whole genome shotgun sequence carries:
- the Rgl2 gene encoding ral guanine nucleotide dissociation stimulator-like 2 isoform X1 — protein: MLPRPLRLLLDTSPPGGVVLSSFRSRDPEQGGDPGGRAVGGGQEEEEEEEEEAPVSVWEEEEDGATFTVTSRQYRPLDPLAPTPPPRSSRRLRAGTLEALVRHLLDARTSGADMTFISAFLATHRAFTSTPALLGLVANRLEALESHCTDELERTTEVAISVLSTWLASHPEDFGSEVKGQLDRLESFLLRTGYAAREGVGEGSTDIIRNLRSRVDSQAPDLPKPLALPGDPPADPTDVLVFLADHLAEQLTLLDAELFLNLVPSQCLGGLWGHRDRPGHSHLCPSVRATVTQFNKVAGAVVSSVLGAIPTGEGPGEVTIRPLRPPQRARLLEKWIRVAEECRLLRNFSSVYAVVSALQSSPIHRLRAAWGEAARDSLRVFSSLCQIFSEEDNYSQSRELLIQEVKSQPSLEPHSKKASRSGSRGGGVVPYLGTFLKDLVMLDAASKDELENGYINFDKRRKEFAVLSELRRLQNECHGYDLQPDPDIQQWLSGLRPLTDAQSHRVSCEVEPSGTSEPAAPRVLRPTLVISQWTEVLGSVGGPTPLVSWDRPSVGGDEVPGTPAPLLTRLAQHMKWPSVSSLDSALESSPSLHSPAASHLSPPASSPRPSRGHRRSASCGSPLSGGTGEGASRGTGYGGGGSGPGASDCRIIRVQMELGEDGSVYKSILVTSQDKSPSVISRVLKKNNRDSAVASEFELVQLLPGERELTIPPSANVFYAMDGASHDFLLRQRRRPCTATPSSASGPSASGTPPSEGGGGSFPRIKATGRKIARALF
- the Rgl2 gene encoding ral guanine nucleotide dissociation stimulator-like 2 isoform X2 gives rise to the protein MTFISAFLATHRAFTSTPALLGLVANRLEALESHCTDELERTTEVAISVLSTWLASHPEDFGSEVKGQLDRLESFLLRTGYAAREGVGEGSTDIIRNLRSRVDSQAPDLPKPLALPGDPPADPTDVLVFLADHLAEQLTLLDAELFLNLVPSQCLGGLWGHRDRPGHSHLCPSVRATVTQFNKVAGAVVSSVLGAIPTGEGPGEVTIRPLRPPQRARLLEKWIRVAEECRLLRNFSSVYAVVSALQSSPIHRLRAAWGEAARDSLRVFSSLCQIFSEEDNYSQSRELLIQEVKSQPSLEPHSKKASRSGSRGGGVVPYLGTFLKDLVMLDAASKDELENGYINFDKRRKEFAVLSELRRLQNECHGYDLQPDPDIQQWLSGLRPLTDAQSHRVSCEVEPSGTSEPAAPRVLRPTLVISQWTEVLGSVGGPTPLVSWDRPSVGGDEVPGTPAPLLTRLAQHMKWPSVSSLDSALESSPSLHSPAASHLSPPASSPRPSRGHRRSASCGSPLSGGTGEGASRGTGYGGGGSGPGASDCRIIRVQMELGEDGSVYKSILVTSQDKSPSVISRVLKKNNRDSAVASEFELVQLLPGERELTIPPSANVFYAMDGASHDFLLRQRRRPCTATPSSASGPSASGTPPSEGGGGSFPRIKATGRKIARALF
- the Pfdn6 gene encoding prefoldin subunit 6 gives rise to the protein MAELIQKKLQGEVEKYQQLQKDLSKSMSGRQKLEAQLTENNIVKEELALLDGSNVVFKLLGPVLVKQELGEARATVGKRLDYITAEIKRYESQLRDLERQSEQQRETLAQLQQEFQRAQAAKAGAPGKA
- the Wdr46 gene encoding WD repeat-containing protein 46; this translates as METVPRPGRDVPPKNDKLQAKRKKPRRYWEEEATPTAAGASPGPPLTKRKNREPGPQRPKNSGISKNSRISMKPHVPRRAREPRRPERSLSGAQDPFPGPAPAPVEVARKFRRIDKSKKLPYSKSKTRSKLEVAEAQEEEASVRAARSELLLAEEPGFLEGEDGEDTAKIRQADIVEAVDIASAAKHFDLNLRQFGPYRLNYSRTGRHLAFGGRRGHVAALNWVTKKLMCEINVMEAVRDIQFLHSEALFAVAQNRWLYIYDNQGIELHCIRRCDRVTRLEFLPFHFLLATASETGFLTYLDVSVGKIVAALNAHAGRLSVMAQNPYNAIIHLGQSNGTVSLWSPAMKEPLAKILCHRGGVRAVAVDSTGMYMATSGLDHQLKIFDLRGTFQPLSARTLPQGAGHLAFSQRGLLVAGMGDVVNIWAGQGKASLPSLEQPYLTHRLSGHVHGLQFCPFEDVLGVGHSGGITSMLVPGAGEPNFDGLENNPYRSRKQRQEWEVKALLEKVPAELICLDPRALAEVDVISLEQEKKEKIERLGYDPEAKAPFQPKPKQKGRSSTASLVKRKRKVMDKEHRDKVRQSLEQQQQQQQQQQTQEKAKPTGARPSVLDRFAR